The DNA region CGCCCCGGGAGTCCAGCGGTGCCCCGGCGACCACGGTGGTGGCCCCGGGCTTGTCGACCCCGGTGCCCGTCACGGCACCGGAAGTGCTGGGCAGCGCTCCGTCCGGCCCGGTGACGCACACGTGCCAGGCGCCGTCGTCGAGTTGGGCGGGCCCGGGCACGGCGTCCGGGGCGCCGGGTATCCCGGCCGGGGCCCCCACGGGGACGTCCCTCAGCGAGGCGGTGGCGACGTCCACGGTCGCGAGGTCGGAGCCGCCGATCAGCCGCGCCGACGCGTAGTTGCGCACGGGGTGCAGTACGCCGTCGGTGCCGGTCCACAGATACCGCGCCCCGGTGTCGCGGTTGACCACCAGGTGCTCACCGTCGCGCCAGCCGTCGTTCCCGCCCGGGCGCAGCAGCCCGAAGACGGTGGCGCCCGCGCCGATCAGGACGGTCACCAGTACGCCGAAGACAACGCCTCGGGTGGTACGCCCGAGCGGGCTCTCCGGGGCGTCCGGGTCGGCCGCCAGCAGACCCGAACTGAGCCTGCCCATCATGAAACTGTGGGCCTGTACCTGATCGCGCTTGGACTGCACAGCCTCTCCTCACCTCGTGTCCCGTGTAGCGGCGTTCGGTAGTGGTCAGCCGAACAGGCCGCGCAGCCAGCCGAAGAGGCCCGCCACCCACATGCTGAGCGGCAGCAGCGCGACGGCGAAGCCGGTGTGCGCCAGTTCCGCCGCCCGGCCCCAGTACGGCAGCACCCGGCGGCCGGGCACGGTCCAGGAGGCGGTCACGAGTGCGGCCGCCGCGGCGAGCAGCACGGCGAAGACCACCATGCGGCCGTCGCTGTCGCTGTCCACCGCCCAGGCCCGGGCGAGCAGCAACAGCCCCCAGATGCCGGGCATCGCCAGGGTCAGTCGCTGCCCGATGTGCACCAGGCCCCGGCAGTGCAGGAGCAGCAGGAGGCTCAGCACGAGCGCGGTCAGCACCTCGGGCAGGTTCGGGTGCTCGGCGAGGACGGCCAGGGCGGCCGCCGCGATGACACCGGTGGCCGCGAAGAGCGCGGTGACCCAGCGCCCTGCCAGTTCGGTGCGCTCGGCGACCTCGTCGCCCGAGTAGGGGTCGATGCCCTCCTGGAGCTGGCCGGCGGAGGACGGCAGCGAGGGCATCCGCATCCCGGCCAGCTTGAAGGCGAACGGTGCCACCGTCCCGGCGGCGAGCGCCACCACCGTCGCCACGAGCGACACGGCCGCCGGCACGTCCAGGCCCGTGTAACCCATCAGGGCACCGGCGATCGCGGTGGCCACGGAGACCACCGCCGTGGCCAGCAGGGCGGGGGCGCCGACCGCGGTGGCGGCGAGCGCGATGACCGCGCCCCCCGCACCGGCGGCGCCCGCGGCGAGCAACCGCGCGCCTACGACCTGCGCCGCGTCCGGGCCGGTCACGTCACCGCCGGGCAGTACCCAGCCGGCCAGGGCCAGGCAGGGAGCCACCAGCAGGCCGAGCGCCGTCGCGGAGAGGCGGTCGCCTACCGCTCGGCTGGCCGAACCGGCGCCCGCGAGCAGCAGCAGCCCGGCCACGGCCGCGCAAGCGGCCCTGGAGGAGCCGGAGCCGGCCACCCCCGGCCGGAACACGAGCACGAGGGCGGCCGCCACGGTGGCCACCGCGGTGCCCACCAGCAGTCCGCGTGCCGCCCCGGCGTGCCAGGTGTGCAGCCGCCGGGCAGCGGTGTCGGCTATCCCGTCCACCAGGTCGTCGAGCCGTGCCTCCGGCAGGGCCTCGGTGTGGGGGCGCAGGTAGAGCACGGTGCCGTCGGAGAGTCCGGCGCGGGCGAGGGTGCTCTCCTCGTCGAGCGGGGCGTCGCCGAGCCGCTGGAGCACCCAGCCGGCGTGGTCCAGTCCGGCCTCCTCGGCTTCCTCGCCGACATAGCGCAGCAGCGTGGGCAGCAGATCGGCGACCGGGACGTCGGCGGGCACGGCCAGATCAACGGTGACGCTCGGCGCGCGTACGGTCAGGCGGCACGATTCGGCCACCGCACTGTCGGTCATCAGCTGAACTCTCGTCTTCCGTGGAGGCTTTGACAGGAGGACTCCCCCGGGAGAGGGATGTACGAACAGTACGGAAGGTCCTCACGGCGGGGAACCGGAGTGCCGGGCAAGGCAATTGCATCCATGCACCCGGCAACCACCGGTCCCGCGTGGACAGGTCGCGTTCCGTGAATGCAGACTACTGCCTACGACCACCGGGTCGTACTGCGGACCGGATTCCCTATCCGGTATGCAATTGGCCGGCAAGGGAGTTGGCCGTCCCTCGCCGTCCACCCGAAACATTCATCCTGCGTTCATCGCGTCACGCGAGGGCCCGGGGAATCAGCGCGGTGCGGTCTTTCC from Streptomyces sp. B1I3 includes:
- the eccD gene encoding type VII secretion integral membrane protein EccD; the protein is MTDSAVAESCRLTVRAPSVTVDLAVPADVPVADLLPTLLRYVGEEAEEAGLDHAGWVLQRLGDAPLDEESTLARAGLSDGTVLYLRPHTEALPEARLDDLVDGIADTAARRLHTWHAGAARGLLVGTAVATVAAALVLVFRPGVAGSGSSRAACAAVAGLLLLAGAGSASRAVGDRLSATALGLLVAPCLALAGWVLPGGDVTGPDAAQVVGARLLAAGAAGAGGAVIALAATAVGAPALLATAVVSVATAIAGALMGYTGLDVPAAVSLVATVVALAAGTVAPFAFKLAGMRMPSLPSSAGQLQEGIDPYSGDEVAERTELAGRWVTALFAATGVIAAAALAVLAEHPNLPEVLTALVLSLLLLLHCRGLVHIGQRLTLAMPGIWGLLLLARAWAVDSDSDGRMVVFAVLLAAAAALVTASWTVPGRRVLPYWGRAAELAHTGFAVALLPLSMWVAGLFGWLRGLFG